In one bacterium genomic region, the following are encoded:
- the tyrS gene encoding tyrosine--tRNA ligase, which translates to MEDVLQALRRGTVEVISGEELSRKVAASARQKRPLRVKAGFDPTAPDLHLGHTVLIQKLKHFQDAGHQVIFLVGDFTGMIGDPSGKSETRKALTREDVERNAVTYKEQIFKILDPDRTEVRFNSEWLSTLHIEEMVRVAAQMTVARMLERDDFRKRYEEQRPISIHEFLYPLFQGYDSVALRADVEFGGTDQKFNLLVGRDLQRAYGQEPQVVMTTPLLVGIDGVNKMGKSLGNYVGITEPPETIFGKMMSISDELMITYYELLSDVGVAELAALKAGMADGSRHPMDAKIALAREIVARFHGAAAAREAEDGFRGRFSRKEFPDDARRVELAADGGASDLATVVSRVSGSFTSKSAARRLIAQGGVEVNGERATDPAVLLPPPAEVRLKIGKKEFVVVDLR; encoded by the coding sequence ATGGAAGACGTTCTCCAGGCCCTGAGGCGAGGCACGGTGGAGGTGATCTCCGGGGAGGAGCTTTCCCGGAAAGTGGCCGCCTCCGCGAGGCAGAAGCGCCCCCTGCGGGTGAAGGCGGGCTTCGATCCCACCGCGCCGGATCTCCACCTCGGGCACACCGTGCTCATCCAGAAGCTCAAGCACTTCCAGGACGCGGGGCACCAGGTGATCTTCCTCGTCGGGGATTTCACGGGGATGATCGGCGACCCGTCGGGCAAGTCCGAGACGCGAAAGGCCCTCACGCGGGAGGATGTGGAGCGCAACGCCGTCACCTACAAGGAGCAGATCTTCAAGATCCTCGACCCGGACCGGACCGAGGTCCGTTTCAACTCCGAGTGGCTTTCGACGCTGCACATCGAGGAGATGGTCCGCGTCGCCGCGCAGATGACGGTGGCGCGGATGCTCGAGCGGGACGATTTCCGCAAGCGGTACGAGGAACAGCGCCCGATCTCGATCCACGAGTTCCTCTACCCGCTCTTCCAGGGGTACGACTCCGTGGCGCTGCGGGCGGACGTGGAGTTCGGCGGGACGGACCAGAAGTTCAACCTGCTGGTGGGACGCGACCTGCAGCGCGCGTATGGGCAGGAGCCGCAGGTGGTGATGACCACGCCGCTGCTGGTGGGGATCGACGGGGTCAACAAGATGGGGAAGAGCCTCGGGAACTACGTGGGGATCACGGAACCACCGGAGACGATCTTCGGCAAGATGATGTCGATCTCGGACGAGTTGATGATCACGTACTACGAGCTTCTGTCCGACGTCGGCGTGGCCGAACTTGCCGCACTGAAGGCGGGGATGGCGGACGGCTCCCGCCACCCGATGGACGCGAAGATCGCCCTGGCGCGGGAGATCGTCGCGCGCTTCCACGGCGCCGCGGCGGCACGGGAGGCCGAGGACGGTTTTCGCGGCCGCTTCTCCCGGAAAGAGTTCCCGGACGACGCGCGGCGGGTCGAGCTCGCCGCGGACGGCGGAGCGTCGGATCTCGCCACGGTGGTGTCCCGCGTCTCCGGGAGCTTTACCTCGAAATCCGCCGCCCGGCGGCTCATCGCGCAGGGCGGGGTGGAGGTGAACGGGGAGCGGGCGACCGATCCGGCCGTTCTTCTACCGCCTCCGGCGGAGGTCCGGCTGAAGATCGGGAAGAAGGAGTTCGTCGTAGTCGACCTCCGGTGA
- a CDS encoding TIGR00282 family metallophosphoesterase has product MWVLFLGDVVGKPGRKAVAEFLSRLRGVRDVDLVIANGENAASGMGLTESVVRELFDAGVDVLTGGNHVWDKKEGIPLVRAGDRILRPANYPPGVDGRGWGVFRGRSGTPYAVVSLIGRVFMGSYDCPFRWADAALPGIRAEAACVVVDFHAEATSEKRALALYLDGRVSAIAGTHTHVQTSDASVLPGGTGWITDAGMCGPAGSIIGMDPKTVLRRFLLQVPVRFDVASGEPEASGVFFDLDPETGRCAAVQSFRISESRMRSKETWKTFSRP; this is encoded by the coding sequence ATGTGGGTCCTGTTCCTCGGCGACGTCGTCGGCAAGCCCGGCCGCAAGGCCGTGGCGGAGTTCCTCTCTCGCCTGCGCGGCGTCCGGGATGTGGACCTCGTGATCGCGAACGGGGAGAACGCGGCCAGCGGGATGGGGTTGACCGAATCCGTCGTCCGCGAACTGTTCGATGCGGGCGTCGACGTGTTGACGGGCGGCAACCACGTGTGGGACAAGAAGGAGGGGATCCCGCTGGTGCGCGCCGGGGACCGGATCCTCCGCCCCGCGAATTACCCGCCCGGGGTGGACGGGCGGGGATGGGGGGTCTTCCGGGGCCGCAGCGGCACCCCCTATGCCGTGGTGTCGCTGATCGGCCGCGTCTTCATGGGAAGCTACGACTGCCCGTTCCGCTGGGCCGACGCGGCGCTCCCCGGGATCCGCGCCGAGGCGGCTTGCGTGGTGGTCGATTTCCATGCGGAGGCGACCTCCGAGAAGCGGGCGCTCGCCCTGTACCTCGACGGGAGGGTTTCCGCGATCGCGGGTACGCACACGCACGTTCAGACCTCCGACGCCTCGGTCCTGCCGGGGGGGACCGGTTGGATCACGGACGCGGGGATGTGCGGCCCCGCCGGGTCGATCATCGGGATGGATCCGAAGACGGTCCTGCGGCGCTTTCTCCTCCAGGTGCCCGTCCGCTTCGACGTGGCGTCGGGCGAGCCGGAGGCGTCGGGCGTCTTCTTCGACCTGGATCCGGAAACGGGCCGTTGCGCCGCGGTGCAGTCGTTCCGGATCTCCGAATCGCGAATGAGGAGCAAAGAGACATGGAAGACGTTCTCCAGGCCCTGA
- the rny gene encoding ribonuclease Y has protein sequence MNNSTVLIAALAALAVGLGVYVAFLLSGKKRTLDRARADARAEAEKAAEILQSSRKEAANILKEAALQAKDHLLQVKIDFEKETRDRKNELGQLEKRLLQKEDQLDRKNEQVEARAAEYTKKEREIAELERKLEAAQADLDARLAATRVELERVAGISAEQAKAEIVEMIADEAKMEAGKKIRVMDEEFKEEATQKARKMISLAVQRYAADYVAEHVVSSVPLPSEEMKGRIIGREGRNIRAFEAATGIDVIIDDTPEAVILSGFNPVRREIARISLTRLLQDGRIHPARIEETVEKVAKEVEETIREAGEQALFDLGIHGVHADLVKLIGRLKYRTSYGQNIYTHSLEVAFLCGMIASELGLNAKVAKRAGLLHDIGKAVDHEVEGPHALIGADLARKFGESAKIVHAIGAHHEDESPKDVLPILVQAADALSGARPGARREMLANYLKRLEDLEKIAKSFAGVEKSYAIQAGREIRIIVDYQKIGDDSATLLARDIAKKIETDLSYPGQIRVTVIRETRAVEYAR, from the coding sequence TTGAATAACTCGACGGTGCTCATCGCGGCCCTCGCGGCGCTGGCCGTGGGGCTCGGCGTATACGTGGCGTTCCTGCTGTCCGGGAAAAAGAGAACGCTGGACAGGGCTCGGGCCGATGCGCGGGCCGAGGCGGAGAAGGCGGCGGAGATCCTCCAGAGCTCCAGGAAGGAGGCGGCGAACATCCTGAAGGAGGCCGCCCTACAGGCCAAGGACCATCTTCTGCAGGTCAAGATCGACTTCGAGAAGGAGACGCGGGACCGGAAGAACGAACTGGGCCAGCTCGAGAAGCGCCTTCTCCAGAAGGAGGACCAGCTCGACCGCAAGAACGAGCAGGTCGAAGCGCGCGCCGCCGAGTACACGAAGAAGGAGCGGGAGATCGCGGAACTGGAACGGAAGCTCGAGGCGGCCCAGGCGGATCTCGACGCCCGCCTGGCGGCGACCCGGGTCGAGCTCGAGCGGGTGGCGGGCATCTCGGCGGAGCAGGCGAAGGCGGAGATCGTCGAGATGATCGCCGACGAGGCGAAGATGGAGGCCGGCAAGAAGATCCGCGTCATGGACGAGGAGTTCAAGGAGGAGGCGACGCAGAAGGCCCGGAAGATGATCTCCCTGGCGGTGCAGCGGTACGCGGCGGATTACGTGGCCGAGCACGTCGTGAGCTCGGTGCCGCTGCCGTCCGAGGAGATGAAGGGACGGATCATCGGCCGCGAGGGGAGGAACATCCGGGCCTTCGAGGCCGCCACCGGGATCGACGTCATCATCGACGACACCCCGGAGGCGGTCATTCTCTCCGGGTTCAACCCGGTTCGCCGGGAGATCGCGAGGATCTCCCTGACGCGCCTTCTCCAGGACGGGCGGATCCACCCGGCCCGGATCGAGGAGACGGTCGAGAAGGTGGCCAAGGAGGTGGAGGAGACGATCCGCGAGGCGGGAGAGCAGGCGCTCTTCGACCTGGGGATCCACGGCGTCCACGCGGACCTCGTGAAACTGATCGGACGGCTGAAGTACCGGACCTCGTACGGGCAGAACATCTACACCCACTCCCTCGAGGTGGCGTTCCTGTGCGGGATGATCGCCTCCGAACTTGGGTTGAACGCCAAGGTCGCCAAGCGCGCCGGACTGCTCCACGACATCGGGAAGGCGGTCGACCACGAGGTCGAGGGGCCTCACGCGCTGATCGGGGCCGACCTGGCCCGGAAATTCGGCGAGTCCGCGAAGATCGTCCACGCGATCGGGGCGCACCACGAGGACGAGTCGCCAAAGGACGTCCTCCCGATCCTGGTCCAGGCGGCGGACGCCCTGTCCGGCGCGCGTCCGGGGGCGCGCCGCGAGATGCTGGCGAACTACCTCAAGCGTCTCGAGGATCTCGAGAAGATCGCGAAGTCGTTCGCCGGCGTCGAGAAGTCGTACGCGATCCAGGCGGGGCGGGAGATCCGCATCATCGTCGACTACCAGAAGATCGGGGACGACTCGGCGACCCTTCTCGCTCGCGACATCGCGAAGAAGATCGAGACGGACCTCTCCTACCCGGGCCAGATCCGCGTTACCGTTATCCGGGAAACCCGCGCCGTGGAATACGCCAGGTAG
- a CDS encoding 5-formyltetrahydrofolate cyclo-ligase, translated as MLVLERKEILRREGRIRLRERAESVLRTEAGDRVQEHFLREFPPGKGMVAALYRARAGEVPTERIRRAYLAAGARLYYPRVTGRGTLGFYPHRDGDGWETGPYGIPEPSIPAGVEPRLSGWDIIVIPGLAFDLRGNRLGHGFGYYDRFLGDLPESVPRVGLAWASQRIPEVPVDAWDVPVHALVTEEGVIRVVDASGFPGP; from the coding sequence ATGCTCGTCCTTGAGCGCAAGGAGATTCTTCGCAGGGAAGGCCGTATCCGCCTCCGGGAGCGCGCGGAGTCGGTGCTACGGACGGAGGCCGGCGACCGTGTGCAGGAACACTTTCTTCGGGAGTTTCCACCGGGGAAAGGGATGGTCGCGGCCCTGTACCGCGCGCGTGCCGGCGAGGTCCCTACCGAGCGGATCCGGCGCGCGTATCTTGCGGCGGGAGCCAGGCTCTACTATCCCCGGGTGACGGGGAGGGGAACGCTCGGCTTCTACCCGCACCGGGATGGTGACGGGTGGGAGACAGGGCCGTACGGGATTCCCGAGCCGTCGATCCCGGCGGGCGTCGAGCCGCGGCTGTCGGGGTGGGACATCATCGTGATCCCGGGCCTCGCCTTCGACCTGCGGGGAAACCGGCTCGGGCACGGGTTCGGCTATTACGACCGTTTCCTCGGGGACCTGCCGGAGAGCGTGCCGCGGGTCGGGCTCGCCTGGGCAAGCCAGCGGATACCGGAAGTGCCGGTCGACGCGTGGGACGTTCCCGTCCACGCGCTGGTAACGGAAGAGGGGGTGATCCGGGTTGTCGACGCGTCCGGATTCCCTGGACCATAG
- a CDS encoding cell division protein ZapA, protein MVNRIDVNIAGYALTVRTDRSEEHMALLAETLNGRVREIQKQGGTANYLNVIMLVAMELADEVLTFEERFREVKEQVEALRREREDLKTRVDRKSRDLLATLDNALK, encoded by the coding sequence ATGGTGAACCGGATCGACGTAAATATCGCCGGGTACGCCTTGACCGTCCGGACCGACCGGTCGGAGGAGCACATGGCGCTCCTGGCCGAGACGCTGAACGGAAGGGTCCGGGAGATCCAGAAGCAGGGCGGCACGGCGAATTACCTGAACGTCATCATGCTCGTGGCGATGGAGCTTGCCGACGAGGTGCTGACGTTCGAGGAGCGATTCCGGGAAGTGAAGGAGCAGGTCGAGGCGCTGCGAAGGGAAAGGGAAGACCTGAAGACCCGGGTGGACCGGAAGAGTCGAGACCTCCTCGCGACGCTCGACAACGCGTTGAAATAG
- the zapB gene encoding cell division protein ZapB, protein MGDESFALIEKKITDLVQVVNALKKEKETLAGELARKDGEVRELTRKLADLSRERVEVKDRVDKILSRLDTIEL, encoded by the coding sequence ATGGGCGATGAGTCGTTCGCGCTGATCGAGAAGAAGATCACCGACCTGGTGCAGGTCGTGAACGCGCTGAAAAAAGAGAAGGAAACCCTCGCGGGAGAACTCGCGCGCAAGGACGGGGAGGTGAGGGAGCTGACCCGGAAACTGGCCGATCTTTCGCGGGAACGCGTCGAGGTGAAGGACCGGGTCGACAAGATCCTCTCCCGTCTCGACACCATTGAGTTATAG
- the ftsY gene encoding signal recognition particle-docking protein FtsY gives MLSRLKTGLAKTRELLLMNVGAIARGIGPVDGAVLDQLEEALILADVGAELSEEYVDALRAAWRRGELPDTDALRARLRGMVADTLAPRMIPLKVVPPYPFVVLVVGVNGVGKTTTIGKVASGLRAEGRTVLLAAADTFRAAAIEQLAVWAERAGADIVRHKEGADSSAVAFDAVRAAKARGTDVVLVDTAGRLHTKSHLMEEVRKVARVIGKEIPGAPHEVLLVLDATSGRNAIAQAKTFEGVTGVTGLALTKLDGTAKGGVVLSVTREIAAPIRYIGVGEKAGDLRSFDARSFAEALF, from the coding sequence ATGCTCTCCCGCTTGAAGACGGGGTTGGCCAAGACCCGGGAACTCCTCCTGATGAACGTCGGAGCGATCGCGCGCGGGATCGGGCCGGTGGACGGGGCGGTCCTCGACCAACTCGAGGAGGCGTTGATCCTCGCCGACGTGGGCGCGGAGCTGTCGGAGGAATACGTCGATGCGCTTCGCGCGGCGTGGCGTCGGGGGGAACTCCCGGACACCGACGCGCTCCGGGCCCGTTTGCGGGGGATGGTGGCGGACACCCTCGCACCCCGCATGATCCCGTTGAAGGTGGTTCCGCCGTACCCGTTCGTCGTCCTCGTCGTCGGGGTGAACGGCGTGGGGAAGACAACCACCATCGGGAAGGTCGCGAGCGGGCTCCGTGCGGAGGGGCGGACCGTCCTCCTCGCGGCGGCGGACACCTTCCGGGCCGCGGCGATCGAGCAGCTTGCCGTCTGGGCGGAACGCGCGGGGGCCGACATCGTCCGCCACAAGGAAGGAGCCGACTCTTCGGCCGTGGCGTTCGACGCCGTGCGGGCGGCGAAGGCCAGGGGGACCGACGTGGTCCTCGTCGACACCGCGGGGCGGCTCCACACGAAATCCCACCTGATGGAAGAAGTGCGAAAGGTCGCCCGGGTGATCGGAAAGGAGATCCCCGGGGCTCCCCATGAAGTGCTGCTCGTCCTCGACGCGACCAGCGGGCGCAACGCCATCGCCCAGGCGAAGACGTTCGAGGGTGTCACCGGTGTGACGGGGCTCGCGCTTACCAAGCTCGACGGGACGGCGAAGGGGGGAGTCGTCCTCTCCGTGACGCGGGAGATCGCCGCCCCGATCCGCTACATCGGCGTAGGAGAAAAGGCCGGCGACCTCCGTTCGTTCGACGCCCGGTCCTTCGCCGAAGCGCTCTTCTGA